The Nitrospira sp. genome contains a region encoding:
- a CDS encoding response regulator: protein MPITTVEPACSSDVLTKVLLVEDNEADARLAREFIQESHPHGFSLAHVTRLSAAIRRLSGDQFDAVLLDLTLLETHGLDTLRPLRSSFPNLPIIVLSGMSDEALAIEAMQHGAQDYLIKGRVDGHILVRSIRYAIERQRIEHQLESTNRNLERMNHELLEARNHALDAARAKGEFLANMSHEIRTPMNGIIGMANMLLDMGLTPEQQECAKTIEMSAENLMMILNDVLEFSKLDANKMTLECIDFNLRKTVDDVLHLLSHQASEKDLELVAVVSGLVPDGFRGDPGRLRQILINLVGNAIKFTERGEVVVRVGLAQEVWSKSVLRFEVADTGIGLTVEQQTVLFKPFSQADTSTTRKYGGTGLGLAICKNLVHQMQGEIGVDSTPGKGSRFWFTITLDAKSNDDCPLTIPRRDLKGLRVCIVDDNDACRSLLGHLTAVWSMKSQAAESGTQALACIEKAYANGDPFDLVILDAKMPGMSGFELAKRIRANTAFRSLPLVLLTAFGERGDAARAHQSTIAAYLPKPVREAQLYECLCMVMGTRPGLVSGSQPALPLITAHSLDERRASGRTRILVVDDNDITQKVAVRLLEKLGGRVDVVSNGQRVLEIIGHRRYDLVMMDIQMLDMDGLGVARAIRRLEAQRLADATRSMAENGTPFLKPGAAPRLPIIALTTSMQPQDRERFMASGLDDVLNKPLVAEAVSNMFDRWIPGHSTGIGDCGESMGRSANTLNEPQRRPI, encoded by the coding sequence ATGCCCATCACGACAGTTGAACCAGCCTGTTCCTCTGATGTGCTGACGAAAGTGTTGCTGGTAGAAGACAATGAGGCTGACGCCCGCCTGGCACGGGAATTCATTCAAGAGTCGCATCCCCACGGATTTTCCCTCGCGCATGTGACACGCCTCAGCGCGGCTATTCGCCGTTTGAGCGGCGATCAATTCGACGCCGTCCTGCTCGATCTCACATTGCTCGAAACTCATGGGCTGGATACCTTGCGTCCACTCCGGAGCTCATTCCCAAACCTACCGATCATTGTCCTGAGCGGTATGAGTGATGAAGCGCTTGCCATCGAAGCCATGCAACATGGAGCGCAGGACTACCTGATCAAAGGGCGAGTGGACGGCCATATCCTGGTTCGTTCGATTCGTTATGCGATCGAGCGGCAGCGTATCGAGCATCAGTTGGAATCGACGAACCGAAACCTTGAGCGCATGAATCACGAGCTTCTCGAAGCCAGAAATCACGCGCTCGATGCGGCTCGGGCCAAGGGGGAATTTCTGGCCAATATGAGCCATGAGATTAGAACTCCGATGAACGGCATCATCGGCATGGCCAACATGCTGTTGGACATGGGGTTGACTCCGGAACAACAGGAGTGTGCCAAGACGATCGAGATGTCCGCAGAGAACCTCATGATGATTCTCAACGACGTGCTGGAATTTTCGAAGCTCGATGCCAACAAGATGACCCTCGAGTGCATCGACTTCAACCTTCGAAAAACCGTCGACGATGTCTTACATCTCTTGAGCCATCAAGCCAGTGAAAAGGATCTTGAGCTGGTCGCGGTGGTGTCCGGCCTTGTGCCTGATGGATTCCGCGGTGATCCCGGGCGGCTCCGCCAGATTCTTATCAACCTTGTGGGAAACGCCATCAAGTTCACCGAGCGCGGAGAAGTGGTCGTACGGGTCGGCTTGGCACAGGAAGTCTGGAGCAAAAGCGTCTTACGCTTCGAAGTGGCCGATACCGGAATCGGGTTGACGGTAGAACAACAAACAGTCCTGTTCAAACCGTTTAGTCAGGCCGATACCTCCACCACGAGAAAGTACGGCGGCACGGGGCTCGGCTTGGCGATCTGCAAGAATCTTGTCCATCAAATGCAAGGGGAGATCGGGGTCGACAGCACGCCGGGAAAAGGCAGCCGATTCTGGTTCACAATCACTTTGGACGCAAAATCCAACGACGACTGTCCTCTGACGATTCCCCGTCGCGACCTCAAAGGGTTACGGGTTTGTATCGTAGACGACAATGACGCCTGCCGCTCCCTCTTGGGACATTTGACGGCGGTGTGGTCGATGAAGTCGCAAGCTGCGGAGTCCGGAACACAGGCGTTGGCCTGCATCGAGAAGGCCTATGCCAATGGCGATCCCTTCGACCTGGTGATTCTTGACGCCAAAATGCCAGGGATGAGCGGGTTCGAGCTCGCGAAACGGATCCGAGCCAATACGGCGTTTCGAAGCCTTCCCCTTGTGCTCCTGACGGCGTTCGGGGAACGGGGAGATGCGGCACGCGCGCATCAGTCTACGATTGCCGCATACCTACCGAAGCCGGTTCGTGAGGCGCAGCTCTATGAGTGTCTGTGTATGGTCATGGGTACGCGTCCAGGACTGGTGAGTGGAAGTCAGCCGGCGCTTCCCTTGATTACGGCACACAGCCTTGATGAACGCCGCGCGAGTGGGCGGACACGGATATTAGTTGTTGACGACAACGACATCACTCAAAAGGTGGCGGTTCGGCTCCTTGAGAAATTGGGGGGGAGGGTTGATGTCGTGTCGAACGGGCAGCGTGTGCTCGAGATCATCGGTCATCGACGGTACGATCTGGTGATGATGGACATCCAAATGCTCGACATGGATGGCCTTGGTGTGGCCAGAGCCATTCGCCGGCTGGAAGCGCAGCGTCTCGCCGATGCGACCCGTTCAATGGCGGAAAACGGCACACCATTTCTCAAACCTGGAGCGGCTCCGCGGTTGCCGATCATCGCCCTGACGACCAGCATGCAGCCTCAGGATCGAGAACGATTCATGGCGTCGGGGTTGGACGATGTCCTCAACAAGCCGCTCGTCGCGGAAGCAGTGTCCAACATGTTTGATCGGTGGATTCCTGGACATAGTACGGGAATCGGCGACTGTGGAGAATCCATGGGAAGGTCAGCCAATACATTGAATGAGCCGCAAAGGAGGCCCATATGA
- a CDS encoding response regulator yields MKRVLLVEDNLGDARLAQEMLSESPDFEVDVTCVGRLNQAVDVMTNESFDVVLLDLSLPDSDKLEGLQRLQPLSKEAPIIVLTGLNDKAQALEALKHGAQDYLLKGTMNSEALVRVIQYSIERRASDARYRSLVANIPGVVYRCHSDKRGALLFASPSFETLTGYSIEEFMAKASGGYSDLIHSDDRERTMCMLLGAVTRKQPYSIEYRIRRKDGQIRWIFDRGQGVGPARGALPNRDGVLFDITEQHAMEEKFSKADQQLRQAEQFAAMGNLACGVAHDFNNLITAINGFADLVVHDLPADTRAHGRMLQIRKAGQRAMAITQHLLSLGKTTTKDPVLLDMNLLLADMERMIRLVIGVRREVTIVSDPFLGRVRGNPRELEQALLILAMNIIQGHGEDVHLQIETRTWNIDGKDAEAMGFICRGPFTAVIIRAVSPEYPAPVNAAPQCLVFPENEAVGEDEERFGMAAVLKTITEHQGYCFVSQDDMEVSEYTLVFPVSHIAQGVMTFNHTAESPRRSGSETVLVVDDEDTVRTLIRELLEANGYRVLDACDGSQALRMSEQHEDKIDLLIVDEVMPGLSGHELTAQMAEAHPHLCTLPMSTVKPQFMVGEKPFLMKPFTEDILLKRVGEALQDGPIGHAAALQS; encoded by the coding sequence ATGAAACGAGTCCTGCTCGTAGAGGATAATCTCGGCGACGCCAGACTAGCCCAGGAAATGCTCTCCGAATCGCCGGATTTCGAGGTGGATGTGACCTGTGTCGGTCGTCTCAATCAGGCTGTCGACGTGATGACCAATGAGTCCTTCGATGTGGTGCTGCTCGATCTTTCGTTGCCGGACAGCGATAAGCTGGAAGGGCTTCAGCGATTGCAGCCGCTATCGAAGGAAGCGCCGATTATCGTTTTGACCGGATTGAACGACAAGGCGCAGGCGCTTGAGGCACTCAAGCATGGCGCGCAGGACTACCTGTTGAAGGGAACCATGAATTCGGAAGCGTTGGTACGAGTGATTCAGTACTCCATCGAACGGAGAGCGTCCGATGCACGCTACCGATCGCTGGTCGCGAACATTCCCGGCGTGGTGTATCGCTGTCATAGCGATAAGCGCGGGGCACTGCTGTTTGCGAGCCCTTCGTTCGAGACGTTGACCGGATATTCCATAGAAGAATTCATGGCGAAAGCGTCGGGTGGCTACTCGGACCTGATTCATTCGGATGATCGGGAACGCACGATGTGCATGTTGCTGGGAGCCGTGACCCGCAAACAACCATATTCCATCGAGTACAGGATCCGTCGAAAGGACGGCCAGATCCGCTGGATTTTCGACCGAGGTCAAGGTGTCGGACCGGCACGCGGGGCATTGCCGAATCGAGACGGCGTGCTGTTCGATATCACGGAGCAACATGCGATGGAAGAGAAGTTCAGCAAGGCCGATCAACAATTGAGGCAGGCGGAACAATTCGCCGCGATGGGGAACCTGGCCTGCGGGGTCGCGCATGATTTCAACAATCTGATTACCGCCATCAATGGGTTTGCCGATCTCGTCGTGCATGATTTGCCTGCGGATACCCGCGCGCACGGCCGTATGCTCCAGATTCGAAAAGCCGGCCAGCGGGCCATGGCGATTACACAGCACTTGCTCTCGCTCGGAAAGACGACGACGAAGGACCCTGTGCTTCTGGACATGAACCTGCTGTTGGCGGACATGGAGCGTATGATCCGGCTGGTCATCGGAGTACGCCGCGAAGTCACGATCGTTTCTGATCCGTTCCTGGGACGTGTGAGGGGCAATCCCAGAGAATTGGAACAGGCGTTGCTCATTCTGGCCATGAATATCATTCAAGGTCACGGTGAAGATGTGCATCTTCAGATCGAGACACGGACATGGAATATCGACGGGAAAGACGCGGAGGCGATGGGCTTTATCTGCCGCGGCCCGTTTACCGCCGTCATCATCCGCGCCGTCTCTCCGGAGTATCCCGCACCGGTGAACGCGGCCCCGCAATGTTTGGTGTTTCCAGAGAATGAGGCCGTCGGAGAAGACGAAGAGAGGTTCGGCATGGCGGCGGTCTTGAAGACGATCACGGAGCATCAGGGATATTGCTTCGTCTCCCAAGACGATATGGAGGTGAGCGAGTACACGCTTGTCTTTCCAGTTTCCCATATCGCCCAAGGTGTGATGACATTCAACCATACTGCCGAGTCGCCACGGCGATCCGGCTCTGAAACCGTGTTGGTCGTCGACGATGAAGATACTGTGCGAACGCTGATCCGTGAATTGCTCGAGGCAAACGGTTACCGCGTCCTGGACGCATGTGACGGATCCCAAGCCCTCCGTATGAGCGAACAGCACGAGGATAAAATCGATTTGCTCATTGTGGATGAGGTTATGCCGGGCTTGAGCGGTCACGAATTGACGGCCCAAATGGCCGAAGCGCACCCGCACCTGTGTACCTTACCGATGTCGACCGTCAAGCCCCAGTTCATGGTCGGGGAGAAGCCGTTCCTCATGAAGCCGTTCACCGAGGATATTTTGTTAAAGCGAGTCGGCGAGGCTCTACAGGACGGACCTATCGGCCATGCGGCTGCCTTGCAATCGTAA
- a CDS encoding PAS domain S-box protein: MQMEENARFRVVVESAPCGMLMVGSNGALSMVNHQLEVLFGYGRNEMIGNQVDTLLPERFRTTRLGTGDLNAHITDPASVWQRTDLFGLRKDGTEFPIDVGFSHTELSSGKQMLATVVDITERKRAEQQLERQTAELSRSNHELEQFAYVASHDLQEPLRMVSGYCGLLARRYKGKLDQDADEFIQFAVDGAKRMKDLIDDLLTYSRVGRREKPLVLVDAGESLQAALANLQLTINETRASIHCGELPRVMADPVQLTQVFQNLISNALKFCGGRCPEIHVSARQSDERQDSSRWVFSIQDNGIGFEPQFQERVFEIFQRLHTREEYEGNGMGLAITKKIIERYGGSIWVKSTPGIGTTFFIELLGYASERVDAAA, translated from the coding sequence ATGCAGATGGAAGAGAATGCTCGGTTTCGCGTGGTTGTTGAATCTGCCCCTTGCGGCATGTTGATGGTCGGTTCCAATGGCGCGCTATCGATGGTCAACCATCAGCTTGAAGTGTTGTTCGGATACGGCCGCAATGAGATGATTGGAAACCAAGTCGATACTCTCTTACCTGAACGATTCCGGACTACCCGACTCGGCACAGGAGACCTGAACGCGCACATCACCGATCCGGCCAGCGTGTGGCAGAGAACGGACCTGTTTGGATTGCGCAAGGATGGAACAGAGTTCCCGATCGACGTGGGGTTCAGTCATACCGAGCTCAGCTCGGGCAAACAGATGTTGGCGACGGTGGTGGATATCACAGAGCGGAAGCGTGCCGAGCAGCAGTTGGAGAGACAGACCGCAGAATTGAGTCGTTCCAACCATGAGCTGGAACAATTCGCCTATGTGGCGTCACACGACTTGCAAGAGCCGTTGCGGATGGTGTCGGGCTATTGCGGGCTTCTGGCCCGTCGATATAAGGGGAAGCTCGATCAGGACGCAGACGAGTTCATCCAGTTTGCCGTCGACGGGGCCAAACGCATGAAGGACTTGATCGACGATCTGCTGACATACTCGCGAGTCGGCCGGCGAGAGAAGCCTTTAGTCTTGGTCGATGCCGGAGAGAGCTTGCAGGCAGCTCTGGCCAATCTACAGCTCACCATCAACGAAACAAGAGCGTCGATTCATTGCGGGGAATTGCCGCGGGTGATGGCCGATCCGGTGCAGCTGACTCAAGTGTTTCAGAATCTGATCAGCAATGCCTTGAAGTTTTGTGGCGGCCGCTGTCCGGAGATTCATGTGTCGGCCAGACAGTCGGATGAGCGACAGGACTCGTCGCGGTGGGTATTCTCAATACAGGACAACGGGATCGGCTTCGAGCCACAATTCCAAGAACGGGTGTTCGAGATCTTTCAACGCTTGCACACCCGGGAGGAATACGAAGGAAACGGCATGGGGCTGGCGATCACGAAAAAAATCATCGAACGGTATGGGGGCAGTATCTGGGTGAAGTCAACTCCGGGGATAGGCACGACCTTCTTCATCGAATTACTCGGGTACGCATCGGAACGGGTCGACGCCGCTGCCTGA
- a CDS encoding PAS domain S-box protein: MNEFLSWSIPSGFLPHGQCLLWESGLLWLHAIADSVIVLAYYSIPFILAYFVKKRSDLSFGWILHLFSAFIFACGTTHLMSIWTLWWPAYFVEGLTKVATAALSILTAILLVRLVPQALTWPSPAQLEKVNEELRLEIAQRLRVEDELRHTSAELQALIAVRTTELRENQAQFRILAEVAPVGIFHCDRDGLIKYANERVIEMIGVTSQEEVRTGWGHALHPDDHDRVLAAWAHTVETGQPFRSEHRFVHRDESVSWVLGQASTVPGEDGTVMGFVGTLTDVTEDKAKEEQFRLVVESAPCGMLMVNSEGRITLINAQIEALFGYERSELIGSSVEQLIPGRFRSAHPEMRQTFGHAPSVRSMGVGRDLFGLRKDNTEFPVEVGLNPIRTEDDVFVLATVVDITERKRAEQELEQQTAELSRSNHELEQFAYVASHDLQEPLRMVSSYCGLLARRYKGKIDQDADEFIDFAVEGAKRMKTLIDDLLTYSRVGRRGEAPVTIDASKSVRTAVANLQIAIKEVGAVIHCDSLPTVLADPSQLTQIFQNLIGNALKFSGERPPVIRISACSTPGAKGAAQWRFAVQDNGIGFDQQYCERVFVIFQRLHTRGEYPGNGMGLAIVKKIIERHGGRIWAESTPGVGTTFFFTLSGPVAERAAVA; this comes from the coding sequence ATGAACGAGTTTCTGTCTTGGTCCATCCCTTCCGGATTTCTCCCGCACGGTCAGTGCCTTCTCTGGGAGTCGGGCCTGCTCTGGCTACATGCGATCGCCGACAGTGTGATCGTCCTTGCCTACTACTCCATTCCGTTCATCCTCGCGTATTTTGTGAAGAAGCGCAGTGATTTGTCCTTTGGGTGGATACTTCACCTATTCAGCGCGTTCATTTTTGCCTGTGGAACCACGCATCTGATGTCTATATGGACCTTGTGGTGGCCCGCTTACTTTGTTGAGGGACTGACGAAAGTTGCGACGGCCGCTTTGTCCATCCTCACGGCGATTCTTCTGGTACGACTGGTGCCTCAGGCGCTCACATGGCCGAGCCCTGCCCAATTGGAAAAGGTGAATGAAGAATTGCGATTGGAGATCGCACAACGGCTTCGAGTGGAGGATGAGTTGCGCCACACCTCGGCAGAGTTACAAGCACTGATTGCAGTGCGGACGACCGAGTTGCGTGAAAACCAAGCGCAATTCAGGATATTGGCGGAAGTTGCTCCCGTCGGCATCTTCCACTGCGATAGGGACGGTCTCATCAAGTATGCCAACGAACGCGTGATCGAAATGATCGGCGTGACTTCACAGGAGGAAGTTCGAACGGGATGGGGGCACGCCCTGCATCCTGACGATCATGATCGGGTGCTCGCCGCATGGGCACACACGGTTGAAACCGGCCAACCGTTCCGATCTGAACACCGGTTTGTGCATCGTGACGAAAGTGTGAGCTGGGTACTCGGGCAAGCGTCCACGGTACCTGGCGAGGACGGAACAGTGATGGGTTTCGTCGGAACCCTGACGGACGTGACCGAGGATAAAGCAAAAGAAGAACAGTTTCGGCTCGTGGTGGAATCCGCGCCCTGCGGCATGCTGATGGTCAATTCGGAAGGGCGGATTACCCTGATCAACGCCCAAATCGAAGCGCTCTTTGGGTACGAGCGGAGCGAGTTGATCGGGAGTTCCGTTGAGCAGCTGATTCCGGGTCGGTTCCGGAGTGCCCATCCCGAGATGCGACAGACTTTCGGTCATGCTCCCAGCGTCCGCTCGATGGGCGTAGGGCGGGACTTGTTCGGACTACGCAAGGATAACACCGAATTTCCGGTCGAGGTCGGGCTCAATCCCATTCGAACCGAGGATGACGTGTTTGTCCTGGCGACAGTGGTGGATATTACAGAGCGGAAGCGCGCCGAACAGGAGCTTGAGCAACAGACGGCAGAATTGAGCCGCTCCAATCACGAGCTGGAACAGTTTGCCTATGTGGCGTCACATGATTTGCAGGAGCCGTTGCGTATGGTGTCGAGTTATTGCGGATTGTTGGCTCGCCGGTATAAAGGGAAGATCGATCAAGATGCCGATGAGTTCATCGACTTTGCCGTCGAAGGGGCCAAGCGCATGAAGACGCTGATCGACGACCTGCTGACGTACTCACGGGTTGGTCGGCGAGGTGAGGCCCCCGTTACCATTGATGCATCGAAAAGCGTTCGGACGGCGGTCGCCAATTTGCAAATTGCCATCAAGGAGGTCGGCGCAGTCATTCACTGCGACTCGCTGCCCACCGTGTTGGCTGATCCGAGTCAGCTTACTCAAATATTTCAGAATCTGATCGGTAACGCGCTTAAATTTAGCGGCGAACGGCCGCCGGTCATCCGCATCTCGGCATGCAGCACGCCAGGAGCCAAGGGCGCTGCTCAGTGGCGGTTTGCCGTTCAAGACAATGGGATCGGCTTCGACCAACAGTATTGCGAACGAGTGTTCGTCATATTTCAGCGATTGCATACACGGGGTGAGTATCCAGGAAACGGTATGGGACTGGCAATTGTCAAGAAGATCATCGAGCGTCATGGCGGCCGGATTTGGGCAGAATCGACGCCGGGAGTCGGTACCACATTCTTTTTTACACTGAGTGGTCCGGTGGCCGAACGGGCGGCGGTGGCATAA
- a CDS encoding response regulator, whose product MMSEGTGCAIEILLVEDNIGDVRLTKEALSEAKVPNRLHVAHDGVAALQFLRKEQPYTESPQPDLVLLDLNLPKKSGFEVLAQMKQDPALRTIPVIILTSSNAEGDVLKSYDNHANAYVTKPVDLEKYFTIVQRIDDFWLATVRLLASPPR is encoded by the coding sequence ATGATGAGCGAAGGAACAGGGTGCGCGATTGAAATTCTATTGGTGGAGGACAACATCGGCGATGTACGCCTGACGAAAGAGGCGTTATCAGAAGCGAAGGTTCCCAATCGCCTGCATGTGGCGCACGATGGCGTGGCGGCTCTGCAGTTTCTGCGAAAGGAACAACCGTATACTGAAAGCCCTCAGCCGGATCTCGTGCTCTTGGATCTCAATCTGCCTAAGAAAAGCGGATTTGAGGTGTTGGCACAAATGAAACAGGACCCGGCGCTCAGAACCATTCCTGTGATCATCTTGACCAGTTCGAACGCGGAAGGTGACGTGTTGAAAAGCTATGACAATCATGCCAATGCGTATGTCACCAAACCGGTTGACCTCGAGAAATATTTTACCATCGTCCAACGCATCGATGACTTTTGGCTCGCAACCGTCAGGCTCCTGGCAAGTCCTCCACGTTGA
- the groL gene encoding chaperonin GroEL (60 kDa chaperone family; promotes refolding of misfolded polypeptides especially under stressful conditions; forms two stacked rings of heptamers to form a barrel-shaped 14mer; ends can be capped by GroES; misfolded proteins enter the barrel where they are refolded when GroES binds), with the protein MAKQLMYGDTARAAILKGVNQLADAVKATLGPKGRNAILDKKFGAPTITKDGVTVAKEVELKNPYENMGAQLVREVASKTSDTAGDGTTTATVLAQAIFREGAKNITAGANPMEIKRGIDKAVEAITAELKKLSKPCQNKTEISQVGTISANNDKTIGDLIAEAMEKVGKDGVITVEEAKSMTTSLDVVEGMQFDRGYISPYFVTNAERMECSVEEPLILINEKKISSMKDLLPLLEQVAKMGKPLVILAEEVEGEALATLVVNKLRGTLNVAAVKAPGFGDRRKAMLEDIAILTGGQVISEDIGIKLENVKLTDLGRAKRVTIDKDNTTIVEGYGDSKKIEGRVKQIKAQIDETTSDYDREKLQERLAKIVGGVAVINVGAATETEMKEKKARVEDALHATKAAVEEGIVPGGGTAYLRCVKALDGLKDVPMEQKVGLDIVRRALEEPVRQIAANAGAEASVVVGKVREDKNVNGGYNAATDEYVDMIKAGIIDPTKVSRTALQNAASVAGLMLTTEVMITELPEEKKEAAAPGGHSHGMEGMY; encoded by the coding sequence ATGGCAAAGCAACTTATGTACGGCGATACAGCACGAGCCGCCATCCTGAAAGGGGTGAACCAGCTCGCAGACGCCGTGAAAGCAACTCTCGGCCCCAAGGGCCGGAATGCGATTTTGGACAAGAAATTCGGCGCGCCGACCATTACCAAGGACGGCGTCACAGTCGCAAAAGAAGTTGAGCTGAAGAACCCTTACGAAAACATGGGAGCCCAGTTGGTCCGCGAAGTAGCCAGCAAGACCAGCGACACCGCCGGCGACGGAACGACGACGGCAACTGTGTTGGCCCAAGCGATCTTCCGCGAAGGTGCGAAGAACATCACCGCCGGCGCCAATCCGATGGAGATTAAGCGAGGGATCGATAAGGCCGTCGAGGCCATCACCGCCGAGCTCAAGAAGCTCAGCAAACCCTGTCAAAACAAGACCGAGATTTCCCAAGTCGGCACCATTTCGGCCAACAACGACAAGACCATCGGCGATTTGATCGCAGAAGCCATGGAAAAGGTCGGCAAGGACGGCGTCATCACGGTGGAGGAAGCCAAGTCGATGACCACCTCCCTGGACGTCGTCGAAGGTATGCAGTTCGATCGCGGGTATATTTCCCCCTATTTCGTCACCAATGCCGAGCGGATGGAATGCTCCGTGGAAGAGCCGCTCATTTTGATCAACGAGAAGAAGATCAGCAGCATGAAGGATCTGCTCCCGCTGCTCGAGCAAGTAGCCAAAATGGGAAAACCGCTCGTCATCCTTGCTGAGGAAGTCGAAGGGGAAGCCTTGGCGACCCTCGTCGTCAACAAGCTCCGCGGAACCCTGAACGTCGCGGCTGTGAAGGCACCGGGCTTCGGCGACCGCCGCAAGGCCATGCTGGAAGATATCGCCATCCTCACAGGTGGCCAGGTGATTTCCGAAGACATCGGCATCAAGCTCGAGAACGTCAAGCTGACCGACCTTGGGCGCGCCAAACGCGTCACGATCGATAAGGATAATACGACGATCGTGGAAGGCTACGGCGATTCCAAGAAGATCGAAGGCCGGGTCAAGCAGATCAAGGCCCAGATCGATGAAACGACATCCGACTACGATCGCGAGAAGCTGCAAGAACGGCTGGCGAAGATCGTGGGCGGCGTCGCGGTCATCAATGTCGGGGCTGCGACTGAGACCGAGATGAAGGAGAAGAAGGCTCGCGTCGAGGATGCCCTCCACGCCACGAAGGCGGCGGTGGAAGAGGGAATCGTCCCCGGCGGCGGCACAGCCTACCTCCGCTGCGTTAAAGCGCTCGATGGACTCAAGGATGTTCCGATGGAGCAGAAAGTCGGACTCGACATTGTCCGGCGTGCGCTCGAAGAGCCGGTTCGGCAAATCGCCGCGAATGCCGGCGCGGAAGCTTCGGTCGTCGTCGGTAAGGTTCGGGAAGACAAGAACGTGAACGGTGGCTACAACGCCGCGACGGATGAATATGTCGACATGATCAAGGCCGGTATCATCGACCCGACCAAAGTGTCGCGGACGGCGCTCCAGAACGCCGCCAGCGTGGCGGGCTTGATGCTCACCACGGAGGTCATGATCACCGAACTCCCCGAGGAGAAGAAAGAAGCGGCCGCGCCTGGCGGACACAGTCACGGCATGGAGGGGATGTACTAA
- a CDS encoding co-chaperone GroES yields MGTAEKEKKNVAKGFQPLGERVFVTYTEELERTAGGIYVPDSAKEKPQRGVVQAVGKKVENVKVGDQVLFDKYSGSKLRIEDEECLILKEEDILGIFTS; encoded by the coding sequence ATGGGTACAGCCGAGAAGGAAAAGAAGAATGTGGCCAAAGGATTCCAGCCCTTGGGTGAACGGGTATTCGTCACGTACACCGAGGAATTGGAACGCACCGCCGGTGGAATTTACGTGCCTGATTCAGCAAAGGAAAAGCCCCAACGGGGAGTGGTGCAGGCCGTCGGCAAGAAAGTGGAGAACGTCAAGGTCGGTGATCAAGTCCTTTTCGACAAGTATTCGGGCAGCAAGCTTCGGATTGAGGACGAAGAATGCTTGATCCTCAAGGAAGAAGACATCCTGGGGATCTTCACCAGCTAA
- a CDS encoding RNA polymerase factor sigma-32 — MSILDETDTQPDEPEESEPSQTEPNEIPASAELSPVPEHETSPRADTTAVVPVTALQQYLAEVRRYPYLSKEEELQLFQEYQTHGSREAAVKLIMANLRVSVSIAAEYLHTGADHMDLIQEGNVGLMQAIKKFDPSKNVRFYAYAAWWSRAYILRYLLHTFRLVKVGTTQDQRKLFYNLKKEKAKLERDGFAPDTKLLADRLNVRERDVIEMDQRLGNWELSLDQPIGENQESTLLDVLPSHQEPADEQIADHQLKTLFRAKLAEFITTLEERDEDILRNRILSDSPLTLDDLGDKYGITKERTRQLEARIIKRLRDYMKKDIKDFDHLRA; from the coding sequence ATGTCCATCCTCGACGAGACAGATACGCAGCCGGACGAGCCTGAAGAATCGGAGCCCTCTCAGACGGAGCCGAACGAGATTCCTGCCAGCGCCGAGCTTAGCCCGGTTCCTGAACACGAAACAAGCCCCCGCGCCGATACGACCGCGGTGGTACCGGTCACGGCGTTGCAGCAGTACCTGGCCGAGGTGCGCCGATACCCCTACCTTTCCAAAGAAGAGGAGCTTCAGCTTTTTCAAGAATACCAAACGCACGGCAGCCGCGAAGCGGCCGTCAAGCTCATCATGGCCAACCTGCGTGTGTCGGTCTCGATCGCGGCCGAGTACCTGCATACCGGCGCCGATCACATGGACTTGATTCAAGAAGGCAACGTCGGTTTGATGCAAGCCATCAAGAAATTCGACCCCTCGAAAAACGTGCGCTTCTATGCCTATGCCGCTTGGTGGTCGCGGGCCTATATCCTGCGGTACTTGTTGCATACCTTTCGGCTGGTCAAGGTCGGCACGACTCAGGATCAGCGAAAGCTGTTCTATAATTTAAAAAAGGAAAAGGCAAAGCTCGAACGGGACGGCTTTGCGCCCGACACCAAATTGCTCGCCGATCGCCTGAACGTGCGCGAGCGCGACGTCATCGAGATGGATCAGCGCCTCGGCAACTGGGAACTATCGCTCGACCAGCCGATCGGAGAAAACCAGGAAAGCACGCTGCTGGATGTCTTGCCGTCCCACCAAGAACCGGCGGACGAGCAGATTGCCGATCATCAGCTGAAAACACTCTTTCGGGCCAAGCTCGCCGAGTTCATCACCACCCTCGAGGAGCGAGATGAGGACATTCTTCGAAACCGCATCCTGTCCGACTCCCCCCTCACGTTGGATGATTTGGGCGATAAATACGGTATTACGAAGGAACGGACTCGCCAATTGGAAGCGCGTATCATCAAACGCCTCCGTGACTACATGAAAAAAGACATCAAAGATTTTGACCATTTGCGGGCATGA